The following coding sequences are from one Planctomycetota bacterium window:
- a CDS encoding ThuA domain-containing protein, with translation MRRYAVIVSSILLIAIAAVAQAADPWLVFPGGEGPGAGKHVVLISGDEEYRSEEALPQLARILAKHHGFKCTVLFAIDPKSGYVAPNISDNIPGLAALDKADLMIIATRFRNLTDNQMEHIVKYVESGRPIIGMRTATHAFKLTSPTYDQYGYNSEEWDGGFGRQVLGETWVSHHGKHGTQSTRGLVVPGMASHPILRGLKDGDIWGPTDVYGVRLPLPGDSQPLVLGQILTGMKPTDPALDGEKNSPMMPVAWIKSFQGASGEKSRVFTTTMGSSTDLVSEGVRRLLVNACYWGVGLEEKIPPHSKVDIVGVYEPHPFKFNGAVKNQLPEYFAR, from the coding sequence ATGCGTCGTTACGCCGTGATCGTTTCGTCGATACTGTTGATTGCAATCGCCGCCGTGGCCCAGGCCGCCGATCCCTGGCTGGTTTTCCCAGGGGGCGAAGGCCCCGGTGCGGGCAAGCACGTGGTGCTGATCAGCGGCGACGAAGAATATCGCTCCGAAGAGGCGCTGCCCCAGTTGGCGCGCATTCTCGCCAAGCATCACGGCTTTAAGTGTACGGTGCTGTTCGCCATTGATCCCAAGAGCGGCTACGTCGCCCCGAACATCAGCGACAACATCCCCGGACTGGCCGCGCTGGACAAAGCCGACCTGATGATCATCGCCACGCGGTTCCGCAACCTGACCGACAACCAGATGGAACATATCGTCAAGTACGTCGAGTCGGGACGGCCGATCATCGGCATGCGAACCGCGACCCACGCCTTCAAGCTGACGAGCCCGACCTATGACCAGTACGGTTACAACAGCGAGGAATGGGACGGCGGCTTCGGCCGGCAGGTGCTGGGCGAAACTTGGGTCAGCCACCACGGCAAGCATGGCACGCAAAGCACGCGCGGGCTGGTGGTGCCCGGGATGGCCAGCCACCCGATCCTGCGCGGGCTCAAGGACGGCGACATTTGGGGCCCGACCGATGTCTATGGCGTGCGCTTGCCGCTACCCGGCGACAGCCAACCGCTGGTTCTCGGTCAAATCCTGACTGGGATGAAGCCGACCGATCCGGCGCTCGATGGGGAAAAGAACAGCCCGATGATGCCGGTGGCGTGGATCAAGTCGTTTCAGGGTGCGTCGGGCGAGAAGTCGCGAGTGTTCACGACCACGATGGGCTCGTCGACCGATCTGGTGAGCGAAGGGGTGCGGCGACTGCTGGTCAATGCGTGCTACTGGGGAGTGGGCTTGGAAGAAAAGATTCCGCCCCACAGCAAGGTCGATATCGTCGGCGTTTATGAGCCGCACCCATTCAAGTTCAACGGCGCGGTGAAGAATCAGTTGCCGGAATATTTTGCTCGCTAG
- a CDS encoding class I tRNA ligase family protein, whose amino-acid sequence MVLTSLFNVKQRDLDAGNETPLPPGEGGERSEPGEGPASGLRDSGGRLDPHPAFGHLLPGGEGSKRAARKLPDSLPDDDEWKQDEYKQGVVPFREVYIHPKILDAFGDTMSKSKGNGVDPLDVIDKFGADSLRFGLAYLTTETQDVRMPVDFECPHCQAMVEQTRKNRVLPRVPCKQCGKEFSTQWAEKPEDKALPRGPVISERFELARNFCNKLWNAARFALGNLEGYTAAPVADADLAVEDRWILSRLSTTAAASTAAWDEYRFADGCRALYEFAWDEFCSFYLEMVKNRLQDPATRPVAQRVLAHVFDALLRLLHPVVPFVTEEIWQLLNEAAPERGIDSPTEGDKSIMIAAWPTADARRQDGEIETRFARFQDLLKTLRDIRARQNIAPRTPVKFSVRSTPELARLLEPMGVYFQSLANAEPTAWGPQVTPPAQSAHVTLGEADVYVDLEGLIDVAAELARQEKERDNLTKQIAGKEGKLSNASFVERAPAVVVEGERASLEELRRKLAAVNEALTKLRAAKK is encoded by the coding sequence ATGGTGCTGACCAGTTTGTTTAACGTGAAGCAGCGCGATCTCGACGCCGGAAATGAAACCCCTCTCCCTCCGGGAGAGGGTGGTGAGCGCAGCGAACCGGGTGAGGGTCCCGCCTCAGGCTTGCGCGATTCAGGTGGCAGGCTGGACCCTCATCCGGCCTTCGGCCACCTTCTCCCGGGGGGAGAAGGGTCGAAGCGCGCCGCTCGCAAGTTGCCTGACTCGCTGCCTGATGATGACGAATGGAAGCAAGACGAATACAAGCAAGGGGTCGTGCCGTTCCGCGAGGTCTACATCCACCCCAAGATTCTCGATGCCTTCGGCGACACGATGTCGAAGAGCAAAGGGAACGGCGTCGATCCGCTGGACGTGATCGATAAGTTCGGCGCCGATTCGTTGCGGTTCGGGCTCGCCTACCTGACGACCGAGACGCAGGACGTGCGGATGCCGGTCGATTTCGAGTGCCCCCATTGCCAGGCGATGGTCGAGCAGACGCGCAAGAACCGCGTCCTGCCGCGCGTGCCATGCAAGCAGTGTGGCAAGGAGTTCAGCACCCAATGGGCCGAAAAGCCCGAGGACAAGGCCTTGCCTCGCGGGCCGGTGATCAGCGAACGGTTCGAGCTGGCCCGCAACTTCTGTAACAAGCTCTGGAACGCCGCGCGGTTCGCGCTGGGCAATCTGGAGGGGTACACGGCCGCGCCGGTGGCCGACGCCGACTTGGCCGTCGAGGATCGTTGGATTCTCAGCCGGTTGAGTACGACGGCCGCCGCTTCGACGGCGGCCTGGGACGAGTATCGCTTTGCCGACGGCTGCCGGGCGCTCTATGAGTTCGCCTGGGACGAGTTCTGCAGTTTTTATCTCGAGATGGTGAAGAACCGGCTGCAAGACCCGGCCACGCGGCCAGTGGCCCAGCGAGTCTTGGCCCACGTGTTCGACGCGCTGCTCCGGTTGTTGCATCCGGTGGTGCCGTTCGTGACCGAAGAGATTTGGCAACTGCTGAACGAAGCCGCCCCCGAACGCGGCATTGACAGTCCTACCGAGGGGGACAAGAGCATCATGATCGCCGCGTGGCCGACGGCCGACGCGCGCCGCCAGGACGGAGAGATCGAAACTCGCTTTGCCCGGTTCCAGGATTTGCTCAAGACGCTGCGCGACATCCGCGCGCGGCAGAACATCGCCCCCCGCACGCCGGTCAAGTTCTCGGTCCGCTCGACGCCCGAGCTGGCCCGACTGCTGGAGCCGATGGGCGTCTACTTTCAGTCGCTGGCCAATGCCGAGCCCACCGCTTGGGGGCCCCAGGTGACGCCGCCGGCCCAGAGCGCCCACGTGACGCTCGGCGAAGCCGACGTGTACGTCGACCTGGAAGGGCTGATCGACGTGGCGGCCGAACTCGCCCGCCAGGAAAAGGAGCGGGACAACTTGACCAAGCAGATCGCCGGCAAGGAAGGAAAGCTGTCGAACGCCAGCTTTGTGGAGCGGGCTCCGGCGGTCGTGGTCGAAGGCGAACGGGCCAGCCTGGAAGAGCTGCGCCGCAAACTCGCGGCCGTGAACGAGGCGCTGACCAAGCTTCGCGCGGCGAAGAAGTAA
- a CDS encoding four helix bundle protein: MKSYRELIAWQLGMDLVVEVYRIVQQFPSHELYGLTSQTRRAAVSIPANIAEGHARDSTAEFLHHLSYAIGSAAELETHLLIAERLGYVSAEGVQSMLKRLDEFGRVVRGLQKSMNTRRDTKS, encoded by the coding sequence GTGAAGAGTTATCGAGAGCTGATCGCCTGGCAACTTGGTATGGACCTAGTTGTCGAAGTCTATCGTATCGTTCAACAGTTTCCGTCCCATGAACTTTATGGGCTAACGAGCCAGACGCGTCGAGCTGCCGTCTCGATCCCAGCCAATATCGCCGAAGGACATGCGCGCGACTCAACAGCAGAGTTCTTGCACCACCTTTCTTACGCGATCGGTTCGGCTGCCGAGCTTGAAACACATCTACTGATCGCGGAGCGATTAGGGTATGTTTCTGCAGAAGGCGTTCAATCCATGTTGAAGCGGCTCGACGAATTTGGGCGGGTCGTCCGTGGTCTTCAGAAGTCAATGAACACGCGACGCGATACGAAGTCCTGA
- the uvrB gene encoding excinuclease ABC subunit UvrB: MIFDLVSPFQPAGDQPQAIAALTDGVREGRKQQVLMGVTGSGKTYTMANVIRQFDRPALVLSHNKTLAAQLYSEFKEFFPNNAVHYFVSYYDYYQPEAYIPQRDIYIEKDASINQSIDRLRLAATSALVSRRDVIIVASVSCIYGLGSPEDYRAMMVSLSRGQQVDRDAMLAKLVEIQYERNDIEFQRSRFRVRGDCVELWPSYEEFAYRIEFWGDEIDRLAYINPTSGETIEAKEELFIYPAKHFVLPEERVTNAIDSIRKELDDRLEIFREQGKLLEAQRLNARTRFDIEMMMEVGYCPGIENYSRPLSGRPPGSTPDTLFDYFPKDFLMFVDESHVTIPQVRGMYAGDYSRKSTLVEHGFRLPSALDNRPLKFDEWEAKSQQAIYVSATPGPYELEKTGGEVVEQVIRPTGLLDPVIELSPARGQVPHLLEQIKERAAVSERVLVTTLTKRMAEDLSYYLTEHGVKCKWLHSELDAFERVELLRDLRAGRFEALVGVNLLREGLDLPEVSLVAILDADKEGFLRSETSLMQTIGRAARNVNAKVLLYGDKVTESMRKAIEETRRRRAVQEAYNQEHGITPETIKKSIREGIESAAAAHAQANAAVGHGDEVQYITEEYLNELEAEMLAAADQLEFERAAALRDRIERMRDSLGKPVHTVDWRGDDKEQGKKRGKKGGSQIPRPKRSV, encoded by the coding sequence GTGATCTTTGATCTGGTCAGTCCGTTTCAGCCGGCCGGCGATCAGCCCCAGGCCATTGCCGCCCTGACCGACGGCGTTCGCGAAGGTCGCAAGCAGCAGGTGCTGATGGGGGTCACCGGCTCGGGCAAGACGTACACCATGGCGAACGTCATTCGCCAGTTCGATCGCCCGGCACTCGTCCTGTCGCACAATAAAACCCTGGCCGCGCAGCTTTACTCGGAGTTCAAGGAGTTCTTCCCCAACAACGCGGTCCACTACTTTGTCAGCTACTACGACTATTACCAGCCCGAGGCGTACATCCCGCAGCGCGACATTTACATCGAGAAAGACGCCTCGATCAACCAGAGCATCGATCGCTTGCGCCTCGCCGCGACGAGCGCCTTGGTCAGCCGCCGCGACGTGATCATCGTGGCCAGCGTGTCGTGCATTTACGGCTTGGGCTCGCCCGAAGACTATCGGGCAATGATGGTCAGCCTTAGCCGCGGCCAACAGGTCGACCGCGACGCCATGTTGGCCAAGCTGGTCGAGATTCAGTACGAGCGCAACGACATCGAGTTCCAGCGCAGCAGATTCCGTGTCCGCGGCGATTGCGTCGAGTTGTGGCCCAGCTACGAGGAATTCGCCTATCGCATCGAGTTCTGGGGTGACGAGATCGATCGGTTGGCCTACATCAACCCAACCAGCGGCGAAACGATCGAAGCCAAGGAAGAGTTGTTCATCTACCCGGCCAAGCACTTCGTGCTGCCCGAAGAGCGGGTGACCAACGCCATCGACAGCATTCGCAAGGAACTCGACGACCGGCTGGAAATCTTCCGCGAGCAGGGCAAGCTACTCGAAGCCCAACGGTTGAACGCCCGCACGCGGTTCGACATCGAAATGATGATGGAAGTCGGCTACTGCCCGGGCATCGAAAACTACAGCCGCCCGTTGAGCGGTCGCCCGCCAGGCTCAACGCCCGACACGCTGTTCGATTACTTTCCCAAAGATTTCCTGATGTTCGTCGACGAGTCGCACGTCACCATTCCCCAGGTCCGCGGCATGTATGCCGGCGACTATAGCCGCAAGAGCACCCTCGTCGAGCACGGCTTTCGCTTGCCCAGCGCGCTCGACAATCGGCCGCTCAAGTTCGATGAGTGGGAAGCCAAGTCACAACAGGCGATTTACGTTTCGGCCACGCCCGGCCCCTATGAACTGGAAAAGACCGGCGGCGAAGTGGTCGAGCAGGTGATCCGCCCGACGGGACTGCTGGACCCGGTGATCGAGCTTTCGCCCGCCCGTGGCCAGGTGCCACACCTGTTGGAACAAATCAAAGAACGCGCCGCCGTCAGCGAACGCGTGCTGGTCACGACGTTGACCAAACGAATGGCCGAAGACTTGTCGTACTATCTGACCGAGCACGGCGTGAAGTGCAAATGGCTGCACAGCGAACTCGACGCCTTCGAGCGGGTCGAGCTGCTGCGCGACCTGCGGGCCGGCCGGTTCGAGGCGTTGGTGGGCGTGAATCTGTTGCGCGAAGGGCTCGATCTGCCCGAGGTCTCGCTGGTGGCCATCCTGGACGCCGACAAGGAAGGTTTCTTGCGCAGCGAGACGTCGCTGATGCAGACCATTGGCCGCGCGGCCCGCAATGTGAACGCCAAGGTGCTGCTGTACGGCGATAAGGTAACCGAATCGATGCGCAAGGCGATCGAAGAAACGCGCCGTCGCCGCGCCGTGCAAGAAGCCTATAACCAGGAGCACGGCATCACGCCCGAGACGATCAAGAAGAGCATTCGCGAAGGGATCGAGTCGGCCGCCGCGGCCCATGCCCAGGCCAACGCCGCCGTCGGCCACGGGGACGAAGTGCAGTACATCACCGAGGAATACCTGAACGAACTCGAAGCCGAAATGCTGGCCGCAGCCGACCAGCTTGAGTTCGAGCGAGCGGCGGCGCTGCGCGATCGGATTGAACGGATGCGCGACTCGCTGGGCAAGCCGGTCCACACGGTCGACTGGCGCGGCGACGACAAGGAACAAGGCAAGAAGCGCGGCAAGAAAGGTGGCTCGCAGATTCCGCGCCCGAAGCGAAGCGTATAG
- a CDS encoding bifunctional nuclease family protein gives MPVQMELSRIIISEINDQQVIYLKEVDGTRSFPILIGIFEATIIDRRVKGFASQRPLTHDLLVSLADNLGAQFQSVVISELKDHTYYAKLVVKHEGETIEIDSRPSDAIAVAVTCDPPLPIYVSEEVLNDVLGGE, from the coding sequence ATGCCGGTGCAGATGGAGTTGTCGCGGATCATCATCAGCGAGATCAACGACCAGCAGGTGATCTACCTGAAAGAGGTCGACGGCACACGCTCGTTCCCGATCTTGATCGGCATCTTTGAAGCCACGATCATCGACCGCCGCGTGAAGGGGTTCGCCTCGCAGCGCCCGCTGACGCACGATCTGCTGGTAAGCCTGGCCGACAATCTGGGAGCGCAGTTTCAGAGCGTGGTCATCTCGGAACTCAAGGATCACACCTACTACGCCAAGCTGGTCGTGAAGCACGAGGGTGAGACGATCGAGATCGACAGCCGACCCAGCGACGCGATTGCGGTCGCCGTGACGTGCGATCCGCCCCTGCCGATCTACGTCTCGGAAGAAGTGCTCAACGACGTCCTCGGCGGCGAGTAG
- a CDS encoding citramalate synthase gives MRRIQIYDTTLRDGSQGEGVSFSLQDKLLVAQRLDSLGFDFVEGGYPLSNDKDAAFFQRLAAAPLKSTKLCAFGMTRRKGIAAADDPGMKALVASRAPVMTIVGKTSDFHVTEVLRVSLDENLAMIDETIRYLRSQGRQVIYDAEHFFDGTKANRDYAQQTIRAAAAAGAMLVVLCDTNGGSMPEEIAELTRWAADSLLVPVGIHCHNDCDLAVANSLAAIDAGAVQVQGTINGLGERCGNADLISVIANLALKKKSYEVLAADSLSRLTDLSRYVYELANLNHRNNQAFVGQSAFAHKGGMHVHAVNRAAESYEHIRPDLVGNERRVLVSELSGRSNIEALTAKHNLQTDRALLDKILARVVQLENDGYQFESAEASFDLLVRKCAGTFQPHFERLNFHVSVEAGAETSSAGPVTTTEATVKLRVGDAVRHEVAEGDGPVNALDAALRKALRTAFPSLDEMHLVDYKVRVINSEAATAAGVRVVIESRDEHEVWGTIGVSENIIEASWLALVDSIEYKLLKEERLGARG, from the coding sequence ATGCGCCGCATTCAAATCTACGACACCACGCTTCGCGATGGCAGCCAAGGCGAAGGCGTCAGCTTCTCGCTCCAGGACAAATTGTTGGTGGCCCAGCGGCTCGACAGCCTGGGCTTCGATTTCGTCGAAGGGGGCTATCCCTTGTCGAACGACAAGGACGCCGCGTTCTTTCAACGCCTGGCCGCCGCGCCGCTCAAGTCGACGAAGCTGTGTGCTTTTGGCATGACGCGCCGCAAAGGGATCGCGGCCGCGGACGATCCTGGCATGAAGGCCCTGGTCGCATCGCGCGCCCCGGTGATGACCATTGTCGGCAAAACCTCGGACTTTCACGTGACCGAGGTGCTGCGTGTGTCGCTCGATGAAAACCTGGCGATGATCGACGAAACGATCCGCTACCTGCGCAGCCAGGGGCGGCAAGTGATCTACGACGCCGAGCACTTCTTCGACGGCACGAAAGCCAACCGCGATTACGCTCAGCAGACCATTCGCGCCGCCGCCGCGGCCGGCGCCATGCTGGTTGTGCTGTGCGACACCAACGGCGGCAGCATGCCCGAGGAGATCGCCGAACTGACGCGCTGGGCGGCCGATTCGTTGCTGGTGCCGGTGGGTATTCACTGCCACAACGATTGCGATTTGGCCGTGGCGAACAGTCTGGCCGCCATCGACGCTGGCGCGGTGCAAGTGCAGGGGACAATCAACGGCCTGGGCGAGCGCTGCGGCAATGCCGATCTGATCTCGGTGATCGCCAACCTGGCGCTGAAGAAGAAATCGTACGAGGTGCTGGCGGCGGACAGCCTGTCGCGGCTGACCGATCTGTCGCGCTATGTCTACGAACTGGCCAATCTGAACCATCGCAACAACCAGGCCTTCGTCGGCCAAAGCGCCTTTGCCCACAAAGGGGGCATGCACGTCCACGCGGTCAACCGCGCGGCAGAAAGCTACGAGCACATTCGCCCCGATCTGGTCGGCAACGAACGCCGCGTGTTGGTCAGCGAGCTGTCGGGGCGCTCGAACATCGAAGCCCTGACGGCCAAGCACAACCTGCAAACCGATCGGGCCCTGTTGGACAAGATTTTGGCCCGCGTGGTGCAGTTGGAAAACGACGGCTACCAGTTCGAGTCGGCCGAAGCGTCGTTCGACTTGCTGGTGCGCAAGTGCGCCGGCACGTTCCAGCCCCACTTCGAGCGCTTGAACTTTCATGTCTCGGTCGAGGCGGGGGCCGAAACCAGCAGCGCCGGCCCGGTCACCACGACCGAGGCCACCGTCAAGCTGCGCGTCGGCGACGCGGTGCGCCACGAAGTGGCCGAAGGGGACGGCCCAGTCAACGCGCTCGACGCGGCCTTGCGCAAGGCCCTGCGGACGGCTTTCCCCAGCTTGGACGAGATGCACCTGGTCGACTACAAGGTCCGCGTCATCAATAGCGAGGCCGCCACGGCCGCCGGTGTACGAGTGGTGATCGAAAGCCGCGACGAGCACGAAGTCTGGGGCACCATCGGCGTCAGCGAGAACATCATTGAAGCCAGCTGGCTGGCGCTTGTTGACAGCATTGAATACAAACTGCTGAAAGAAGAGAGGCTAGGGGCGAGAGGCTAG
- a CDS encoding twin-arginine translocase TatA/TatE family subunit has translation MGFGPIGFMEMLVIGVLAVLLFGNKLPSVARSLGKSLTEFKKGMSGLQDEFHSAMSENQSSTKAVARRPRELDDREEATAPKFEPPTSEPSPG, from the coding sequence ATGGGATTCGGACCAATCGGATTCATGGAAATGCTGGTGATCGGCGTGCTGGCCGTGTTGCTGTTCGGCAACAAGTTGCCCAGCGTCGCTCGTTCGCTCGGCAAGAGTTTGACCGAGTTCAAGAAGGGAATGTCGGGCCTGCAGGACGAGTTCCACAGCGCCATGAGCGAGAATCAGTCGTCGACCAAGGCCGTGGCCCGTCGGCCACGCGAACTGGACGACCGCGAGGAAGCGACCGCGCCGAAGTTCGAGCCGCCGACCAGCGAACCTTCGCCGGGCTAA
- a CDS encoding helix-hairpin-helix domain-containing protein: MPFWPLRRRDQVTLAGLAVVALGAMAVTWWNRRDTLVELDRAPRGEIAYLIDVNTAPWIEIAQLPGVGETLAKRIVEHRQQHGPFERVEQLRQVRGMGPKTMEKIAGNLTVKTAESAQNGVP; the protein is encoded by the coding sequence ATGCCATTCTGGCCCCTGCGCCGACGCGATCAGGTGACGCTGGCCGGGCTGGCGGTGGTGGCTTTGGGGGCGATGGCGGTCACGTGGTGGAACCGGCGAGACACGTTGGTCGAGTTGGATCGTGCGCCGCGGGGCGAGATCGCTTACCTGATCGACGTGAACACCGCCCCTTGGATCGAGATCGCCCAGTTGCCCGGCGTGGGCGAAACCTTGGCCAAACGGATTGTCGAACATCGCCAACAACATGGACCGTTCGAGCGAGTGGAACAACTTCGCCAGGTCCGCGGCATGGGCCCCAAGACGATGGAGAAGATCGCCGGGAACCTGACCGTGAAGACCGCCGAATCGGCCCAGAACGGTGTTCCCTGA
- a CDS encoding twin-arginine translocase TatA/TatE family subunit has protein sequence MPLFALPTNALGLIVILAVILLLFGNRLPLLMRSLGRSVTEFKKGVNDPGEIEDDGDNTKKQA, from the coding sequence ATGCCGCTGTTTGCCTTGCCAACCAACGCCTTGGGGCTGATCGTCATCCTGGCGGTGATCCTGTTGTTGTTCGGCAATCGATTGCCGCTGTTGATGCGTTCGCTCGGCCGCAGCGTCACCGAGTTCAAGAAGGGTGTCAACGACCCGGGCGAGATCGAAGACGACGGCGATAACACGAAAAAGCAAGCTTGA